In Halorientalis sp. LT38, a genomic segment contains:
- a CDS encoding nicotinate-nucleotide--dimethylbenzimidazole phosphoribosyltransferase, with translation MLVAGTTRTAEIEGISAAGADPDLLVHTPSADAEIVAYGEPVRAPVVPVSPSGCPTPAVMTRAVTELLNLDVTTVDGGLAQPTGAPTVTVGARPGEDIREQDPVSTAPGALAAAREFGRAIPDDEVYLAETIPGGTTTALGVLRALGEEATVSSSLPENPLALKRDVVAEGLDASSLEPGDAAGEPAVAVRRMGDPVLATITGLLLGLVEGDTAVTLAGGTQLLTAAALARHAGVETPLSLATTSFVAEDEGVDLRAAARELDVDLTVTDPGFEARDHPAMDAYVAGEAKEGVGMGGALALADAAGVPMADVRDRIATVYDRLLDDAEPEGAQP, from the coding sequence ATGCTCGTCGCGGGAACGACCCGGACCGCGGAGATCGAGGGGATCAGCGCCGCGGGTGCAGATCCCGATCTGCTGGTCCACACGCCGAGCGCGGACGCCGAGATCGTGGCCTACGGCGAACCCGTCAGGGCGCCGGTCGTGCCGGTGAGCCCGAGCGGCTGTCCGACGCCGGCCGTGATGACTCGCGCCGTGACGGAACTGCTGAACCTGGACGTGACGACGGTCGACGGGGGACTCGCCCAGCCGACCGGCGCGCCGACGGTCACCGTGGGCGCGCGACCGGGCGAGGATATACGCGAGCAGGATCCGGTGTCGACGGCGCCGGGCGCGCTCGCGGCGGCCCGGGAGTTCGGACGAGCGATCCCGGACGACGAGGTGTACCTGGCCGAGACGATTCCCGGTGGGACGACCACGGCGCTCGGCGTCCTCCGCGCCCTCGGTGAGGAGGCCACGGTGTCGTCGTCCCTGCCGGAGAACCCCCTCGCGTTGAAACGCGACGTCGTCGCGGAGGGGCTGGACGCCAGTTCGCTGGAACCGGGCGACGCCGCCGGGGAACCGGCCGTCGCCGTCCGGCGCATGGGCGACCCAGTGCTGGCGACGATCACCGGCCTGCTCCTCGGACTGGTAGAGGGAGACACCGCAGTGACGCTCGCCGGTGGGACTCAGCTTCTGACCGCCGCGGCGCTGGCCCGCCACGCCGGCGTTGAGACGCCGCTGTCGCTCGCCACCACCTCGTTCGTCGCCGAGGACGAGGGCGTCGACCTCCGCGCGGCGGCCCGGGAACTCGACGTCGACCTGACCGTCACCGACCCCGGCTTCGAGGCCCGCGACCACCCGGCGATGGACGCCTACGTCGCCGGCGAGGCAAAGGAGGGCGTCGGGATGGGCGGCGCGCTCGCGCTGGCAGACGCCGCCGGCGTCCCGATGGCCGACGTGCGCGACCGGATCGCGACCGTCTACGACCGACTGCTCGACGACGCCGAACCGGAGGGTGCCCAGCCGTGA
- a CDS encoding alpha/beta fold hydrolase gives MSDLPDDPDPATRLYRHRTETVSEERGTGPAVVFAHGTLMDWTMFEPQLEALSDEYRTIAYNLRARTDRFGGPYDLDDLADDCRALMDAKNVDSCVLVGMSMGGFMALRFALRYPDLLDGIVLIDSMATPHDEAEQQQYGDMVDEAKAQGDVPDPMAEAVSHMLFGQTSIEERSDLVEHWKDRWLTYPGEAVHDEVKSWLHRPGVEDRLDEIEVPVLITHGEEDVSIEPERAEPMVEQLPDARMERIPEAGHSSNTENPEAANAAIREFLDEVY, from the coding sequence ATGTCAGACCTCCCGGACGATCCCGACCCGGCGACGCGACTGTACCGACACCGTACGGAGACCGTCTCAGAAGAGCGTGGCACCGGCCCGGCGGTCGTGTTCGCCCACGGCACCCTGATGGACTGGACGATGTTCGAACCGCAACTCGAGGCGCTCTCGGACGAGTACCGCACCATCGCCTACAACCTCCGGGCCCGCACCGACCGCTTCGGGGGCCCGTACGACCTCGACGACCTGGCCGACGACTGTCGCGCCCTCATGGACGCGAAGAACGTCGACTCCTGCGTCCTCGTCGGCATGTCGATGGGCGGGTTCATGGCGCTGCGCTTCGCGCTCCGGTACCCGGACCTGCTCGACGGCATCGTCCTGATCGACAGCATGGCGACGCCCCACGACGAGGCCGAACAGCAACAGTACGGCGACATGGTCGACGAGGCGAAAGCCCAGGGCGACGTCCCCGACCCGATGGCCGAAGCCGTCTCGCACATGCTGTTCGGACAGACCTCGATCGAGGAGCGGTCCGACCTCGTCGAGCACTGGAAAGACCGATGGCTGACCTACCCCGGCGAAGCGGTCCACGACGAGGTCAAGTCCTGGCTCCACCGGCCGGGCGTCGAGGACCGACTGGACGAGATCGAGGTGCCGGTCCTGATCACCCACGGCGAAGAGGACGTCTCGATCGAACCCGAGCGCGCCGAACCGATGGTCGAGCAGTTGCCCGACGCCCGGATGGAACGGATCCCCGAGGCCGGCCACTCCTCGAACACCGAGAACCCCGAAGCCGCGAACGCTGCGATCCGTGAGTTCCTCGACGAGGTGTACTGA
- the dacZ gene encoding diadenylate cyclase DacZ, whose translation MSDLRDLLGELVSDVDAVFLFSPSSSFYEDFEDVEDTPVVVVAPDDSVGADEYVELPLEFNDVASRVRFGVEGALGQELVEDGDEIACAVKTFDDDIDTVMRVRASDFSPSGVYGLFTNSRADPAVIRDVLEVAVELGKKGQKGKPVGALFVVGDAGKVMNKSRPLSYNPFEKSHVHVGDPIVNVMLKEFSRLDGAFVISDSGKIVSAYRYLEPSAEGVDIPKGLGARHMAAGAITRDTNAVAIVLSESDGLVRAFKGGELILELDPEEY comes from the coding sequence ATGAGCGATTTGCGCGACCTGCTCGGGGAACTGGTCTCCGACGTGGACGCCGTCTTCCTGTTTTCCCCGAGTTCTTCCTTCTACGAGGACTTCGAGGACGTCGAGGACACGCCGGTCGTGGTCGTCGCCCCGGACGACTCGGTCGGGGCCGACGAGTACGTCGAACTCCCGCTCGAGTTCAACGACGTGGCCAGCCGCGTCCGCTTCGGCGTCGAAGGGGCGCTCGGCCAGGAACTCGTCGAGGACGGCGACGAGATCGCCTGCGCCGTCAAGACCTTCGACGACGACATCGACACGGTGATGCGCGTCCGGGCCAGCGACTTCTCGCCCTCGGGCGTCTACGGCCTGTTCACGAACTCCCGGGCCGATCCGGCGGTCATCCGTGACGTCCTGGAAGTGGCCGTCGAACTCGGGAAGAAAGGCCAGAAGGGCAAACCCGTCGGCGCGCTGTTCGTCGTCGGCGACGCCGGGAAGGTGATGAACAAGTCCCGCCCGCTCTCGTACAACCCCTTCGAGAAGTCCCACGTCCACGTCGGTGACCCGATCGTGAACGTGATGCTCAAGGAGTTCTCCCGGCTGGACGGCGCCTTCGTCATCTCCGATTCGGGGAAGATCGTCTCGGCCTATCGCTACCTCGAACCCTCCGCGGAGGGCGTCGACATCCCGAAAGGCCTCGGCGCGCGACACATGGCGGCGGGAGCGATTACCCGGGACACGAACGCCGTCGCGATCGTGCTCAGCGAGAGCGACGGGCTGGTGCGTGCGTTCAAGGGCGGTGAGCTGATCCTCGAACTGGACCCGGAGGAGTACTGA
- a CDS encoding DUF7385 family protein produces MDGYDELISSLTPRTESDSVNIYQNTVGLACPACEEPFDNLIVCKEDFNSLELDFAMDLCTGTHDGNPLLFTHKH; encoded by the coding sequence ATGGACGGTTACGACGAACTCATCTCGTCGCTGACGCCCCGCACGGAGAGCGACTCGGTCAACATCTACCAGAACACGGTGGGCCTGGCCTGTCCGGCCTGCGAGGAGCCCTTCGACAACCTGATCGTCTGCAAGGAGGATTTCAACTCGCTCGAGCTCGACTTCGCGATGGACCTCTGTACCGGTACCCACGACGGCAATCCGCTGCTGTTCACGCACAAGCACTGA
- a CDS encoding acyltransferase codes for MTDESDPGSAGAGAADGDVTGGAEGDTGRPGRHEATTVHATGGPKNSLQHWLEARNPLVVCLNYAVIVLARIAPSLRLKSWLLRRIGVTVGEGVSWGLESTPDVFWPELITVEDHAIVGYDATLLCHEFLQDEYRTGEIVVRERAMIGAGAIVLPGVEIGAGAQVAANSLVTEDVPPETTVAGVPAEEV; via the coding sequence GTGACCGACGAATCAGATCCCGGTTCGGCCGGCGCGGGGGCGGCCGATGGGGACGTCACCGGCGGCGCCGAGGGAGACACCGGCCGGCCCGGGCGCCACGAGGCCACGACCGTCCACGCGACCGGCGGACCGAAGAACTCCCTCCAGCACTGGCTCGAGGCGCGCAACCCGCTCGTGGTCTGTCTCAACTACGCGGTGATCGTCCTCGCCCGTATCGCGCCCAGTCTCCGGCTGAAGAGCTGGCTGCTGCGCCGGATCGGCGTCACCGTCGGCGAGGGGGTCTCCTGGGGACTCGAATCGACGCCCGACGTGTTCTGGCCCGAACTGATAACGGTCGAGGATCACGCCATCGTCGGCTACGACGCGACGCTGCTCTGTCACGAGTTCCTGCAGGACGAGTACCGGACCGGGGAGATCGTCGTCCGCGAGCGGGCGATGATCGGGGCGGGCGCCATCGTGCTCCCGGGCGTCGAGATCGGCGCGGGCGCACAGGTGGCTGCGAACTCACTGGTCACCGAGGACGTGCCGCCGGAGACGACCGTTGCCGGCGTGCCGGCCGAGGAAGTCTAA
- a CDS encoding cobyrinic acid a,c-diamide synthase encodes MRGLVLGGTSSGVGKTVATLALLRAFADAGHSVQPAKAGPDFIDPSHHAVVADRPSRTLDAWMQGEDGLRRNYHRGEGDVCVVEGVMGLYDGDGSSTAMVAEALDLPVVLVVDAKAGMESVAATALGFRQYADRIGREIDVAGVIAQRAHGGRHAEGIREALPDELTYFGRIPPTPDLEIPDRHLGLEMGAESPVDDETLAAAAEHLRVEALLDAAREPPEAADRRADDRSPTAARVAVADDAAFCFRYPATIERLRARAEVVTFAPTAGDDLPDCDGVYLPGGYPELHVEALADGPALDTIGELASEGLPVLGECGGLMALAESLTTADGETGEMAGVLPAEVEMRDRYQALDHVALRATDGTLTADVGECLRGHEFHYSQATVGRDARFAFEVERGDGIDGERDGLTEYNTLGTYAHVHAESGAFDRFVDRLRERSSV; translated from the coding sequence GTGAGAGGGCTCGTCCTCGGCGGGACCAGTTCCGGCGTCGGCAAGACCGTGGCGACGCTCGCCCTGCTCCGGGCCTTCGCTGACGCCGGCCACTCGGTTCAACCGGCGAAGGCCGGGCCGGACTTCATCGACCCGAGCCACCACGCCGTGGTCGCGGACCGCCCCTCCCGGACGCTGGACGCCTGGATGCAGGGCGAGGACGGCCTCCGGCGCAACTATCACCGCGGCGAGGGCGACGTGTGCGTCGTCGAGGGCGTCATGGGCCTGTACGACGGCGACGGCTCCAGCACCGCGATGGTCGCCGAAGCCCTCGACCTGCCGGTCGTCCTCGTCGTCGACGCGAAGGCGGGGATGGAGAGCGTCGCCGCCACGGCGCTCGGCTTCAGGCAGTACGCCGACCGGATCGGTCGGGAGATCGATGTGGCCGGCGTGATCGCCCAGCGCGCCCACGGCGGTCGGCACGCCGAGGGGATCCGCGAGGCGCTCCCCGACGAACTGACCTACTTCGGGCGAATTCCGCCCACTCCCGATCTGGAGATCCCCGACCGTCACCTCGGCCTGGAGATGGGCGCGGAGTCGCCCGTCGACGACGAGACGCTCGCGGCCGCCGCCGAGCACCTCCGGGTCGAGGCGCTGCTGGACGCCGCGCGGGAGCCGCCGGAAGCCGCCGACCGCCGGGCAGACGACCGTTCCCCCACGGCGGCTCGGGTGGCGGTCGCCGACGACGCGGCCTTCTGCTTTCGCTATCCCGCGACGATCGAACGACTCCGGGCCCGCGCCGAGGTGGTGACGTTCGCGCCGACGGCGGGCGACGACCTGCCCGACTGCGACGGCGTCTACCTCCCCGGTGGCTACCCCGAACTCCACGTCGAGGCGCTGGCCGACGGTCCGGCCCTGGATACGATCGGGGAGCTAGCGAGCGAGGGACTCCCAGTCCTCGGGGAGTGCGGCGGCCTGATGGCGCTGGCCGAGTCGCTGACGACGGCCGATGGCGAGACGGGAGAGATGGCGGGCGTCCTCCCGGCGGAAGTCGAGATGCGCGACCGGTACCAGGCGCTCGATCACGTGGCGTTGCGCGCGACCGACGGGACGCTCACGGCCGACGTAGGCGAATGCCTTCGAGGGCACGAGTTCCACTACAGCCAAGCCACGGTCGGTCGGGACGCCCGATTCGCCTTCGAGGTGGAACGGGGCGACGGCATCGACGGGGAACGGGACGGGCTGACGGAGTACAATACGCTTGGCACCTACGCGCACGTCCACGCCGAGAGCGGCGCGTTCGATCGGTTCGTGGACCGGCTGCGGGAGCGGTCCTCTGTCTGA
- a CDS encoding mechanosensitive ion channel domain-containing protein yields MVTLEAALRYLTSSPFLVASAIFVFGLVAGYLLGLLIRRLLRAIGLPEVVEGTAFERSARGLGTSTVGLLSQLVAFSVYIGTTIAALDVAGLLQMVAVLPFFAALLPQVFIAVLAVIAGLVVGDKAALLVSEYLRGVKLPEVGVIPTLVKYSIFYIAGLIALNQLGVATRALLILLAAYVFGIIFLGGMAFRDLLSAGAAGVYLLLNEPYSIGDEIRVGERTGIVQEVDLFVTHVENDGTEYIIPNQQILRDGIVRIRD; encoded by the coding sequence ATGGTAACGCTGGAGGCCGCTCTGCGGTACCTGACGAGTTCGCCCTTCCTCGTCGCGAGCGCCATCTTCGTCTTCGGGCTCGTCGCCGGCTACCTGCTGGGCCTGTTGATTCGCCGCCTCCTCCGGGCCATCGGTCTCCCGGAGGTCGTCGAGGGGACGGCCTTCGAGCGCTCCGCTCGCGGACTGGGCACCTCGACGGTCGGCCTGCTCTCGCAACTGGTCGCGTTCTCGGTCTACATCGGCACCACCATCGCCGCGCTCGACGTCGCGGGGTTGCTCCAGATGGTCGCCGTCCTCCCCTTCTTCGCCGCCCTGCTCCCGCAGGTGTTCATCGCCGTGCTGGCGGTCATCGCCGGCCTCGTCGTCGGCGACAAGGCGGCCCTGCTGGTCAGCGAGTACCTCCGGGGCGTCAAACTCCCCGAGGTCGGCGTCATCCCGACGCTCGTGAAGTACAGCATCTTCTACATCGCCGGCCTGATCGCGCTGAACCAGCTCGGCGTCGCGACCCGTGCACTGCTCATCCTGCTCGCGGCGTACGTCTTCGGCATCATCTTCCTCGGTGGGATGGCCTTCCGCGACCTGCTCTCTGCCGGCGCGGCCGGCGTCTACCTCCTCCTGAACGAACCCTACAGCATCGGCGACGAGATCCGCGTCGGTGAACGGACGGGGATCGTCCAGGAGGTCGACCTGTTCGTCACCCACGTGGAGAACGACGGCACCGAGTACATCATCCCGAACCAGCAGATCCTCCGCGACGGGATCGTCCGGATCCGCGACTAA
- a CDS encoding SDR family NAD(P)-dependent oxidoreductase has product MTVLDQFRVDGDVALVTGAASGIGAAYAEAMAEAGADVALADIDESGLADTAADLRAATDATVLPIEADVTEEADCERMVERTVDELGGLDACFANAGISGLGNKLTNVSLEDWREINGVNLDGVFLTTKAAGTVMEEQGHGRLVVTASMLSFVAEPAIGIGPYVASKGGAKQLTKQLAAELAPAVRVNAVCPGYVRTSIGHGLLSETAAESPAVEDLHDQIEDRTPLGRFAQPAELKGIALYLASEASSYCTGSTFVVDGGWTAI; this is encoded by the coding sequence GTGACGGTTCTCGATCAGTTCCGCGTCGACGGCGACGTCGCACTCGTCACGGGGGCCGCGAGCGGGATCGGGGCGGCCTACGCCGAGGCGATGGCCGAAGCCGGTGCCGACGTCGCCCTCGCGGACATAGACGAATCCGGGCTCGCAGACACCGCCGCGGACCTCCGGGCCGCGACGGACGCGACGGTCCTGCCGATCGAGGCCGACGTGACGGAAGAGGCCGACTGTGAACGAATGGTCGAGCGGACCGTCGACGAACTCGGCGGCCTCGACGCCTGTTTCGCGAACGCCGGCATCTCGGGGCTGGGCAACAAACTCACGAACGTCTCGCTCGAAGACTGGCGGGAGATCAACGGCGTGAACCTCGACGGCGTGTTCCTGACGACCAAAGCGGCGGGTACAGTCATGGAGGAGCAAGGGCACGGCCGACTGGTCGTCACCGCGTCGATGCTCAGCTTCGTCGCCGAACCCGCGATCGGCATCGGGCCCTACGTGGCCTCGAAGGGCGGGGCCAAGCAACTCACGAAACAGCTGGCCGCCGAACTCGCCCCCGCGGTGCGGGTCAACGCCGTCTGTCCGGGCTACGTCCGAACCAGTATCGGTCACGGGCTGTTGAGCGAGACGGCCGCCGAATCCCCGGCCGTCGAAGACCTTCACGACCAAATCGAGGACCGGACGCCGCTCGGTCGATTCGCCCAACCGGCCGAACTCAAGGGGATCGCGCTCTATCTCGCCTCGGAGGCCTCGTCGTACTGTACCGGATCGACCTTCGTCGTCGACGGCGGCTGGACCGCGATCTGA